AACTATTTcacattgaccaaaaaaaaaatttcagtcAAATATGAAAGTATGGATTATTTGTGAGGTTCGGCGAACTAGATTACTCTCATAATTCCGACTTGAGAATTGTGAATGTATAGGTCTCTCAGAGGTGAACCTCCTAAGATTGAACTTTCAACTTAAGGTTAAAACAATCAAATTTTAATCACTACAACCCGTATTCATGGGACATTTTTTTGGAGTTACTAGATTGGAGTAAAAAATTAACTGAATTTCTTGAAgtattaataaaaatgatggtGTATGAAAGTGTGCTCAGTTTGGAAGAAAAATGGAGGACTATGTATACGCAGACCCAGTTCTGCGTAATTTATGAGAATGtggtcagttttttttttcactgctTACTAGTTCCATTGACTAGCTATTTAAGCTTCATAATTGGGATGAGCAATATTGAGCACTGCAATTGGTGAGAAAATAGTCATTCAATTGTTACTGCTTACTAAATGAGTGGTTTAATGAACATTATGCCTCTAATTTCTTTCGTTGTTGTACACTTGTACTCCTTGATAGTTCATCTTTCTCATTTTGGCATCCCTAATTCCTTGAGGGTGGACTCCACGGTGCATCAGGCGAGTGGATCTTGTATGGTGCAAAACAATACCACGACAACAATCGCCGATGACAACAAACGAGAGGGAAGAGAGAAGgttttggatttttttaataGATAGAAAGTGGGGTGAGTGAGGTGTAAATGAAGCAAAAGCTTGAATGAATCATAATTCTTACAAATGAACCCGTAGTTCAACTTCAAGACAACCTATATCAGTATTGTACTGCAGCATTCACCATTCCTCGAGCCCTTGACTCCTGAATTTTGAACTCAACAATCAGAATTGCTAGTTTTGGATGCATATTTGACAATATTTAACCAATAGTTCCAGAACACGAGCAATGGAATTAATTCACCCCATCGTCTCTGTCGCATTCTTTTGATTCCATGTTATATGTTCTAAGTTCTAACTCATCCTTTAACCCAATAGAACTAAACAGATGGATGGAGAGAATGTATTTTTGCTTTCTTTCAACTTTTAATCAAACACTAAATCATGGTCTAAACAGCATCATCTCCCAGTAAAGCTTTCCAAATTTTTATGTCAATAATTTATGCTGAAAACACATCTTTATTTACAAAAAAACAATATGCTATATGTAGGAAATTTGCAAGAAATGCATTAAAATACGCTAATCTGTGACAAAGCTAACTTTGTTATTTAACAGACATGGATGGAAGGTAGTCGGTGATAGTTACCACAGCTTGTGTTTCGTATGGTAATATTTAGTAAATACATCATTATGTCTGAACATGTTAAAGCCTCCGGTTGCAACATGCAAACGCAACCATCTTGGACAGCGAGATAAAAAACTGACTACATAAACAGCCATCAGATTTGGTTCCTCATTTCTTGCCACGCAGTTTGGCACCAAGGGCTCTCTCCAATTTGCCAATAATCTGCTGGTTTGGAATCGCTTTCCCTGACTCATACTCCTGGATCACTTGAGGCTTCTCATTGATTATCTACAAGCAATCAAGCTTGTTATCAACAATACCAGATTACAAATAATGAACATGAAGACACAAAATATATGCATGCAATCATGACTGCAATCACAAATTACAGACAATGAACATAGACACAAAATATGTTAGAGAGAAGGGGTTAGCAATACCTGAGCAAGTTGAGCCTGAGTTAATTTCTTATCCATCCGGGCTTGCATTATAGCTTTCTTGAGTTCAGTTGGCACACGATCATCTGTGCACACAAGTTGAGTTCAGTTAGCACACAAGAGTTAATGTTCAAAGAATAAAACAAGGCAGgaccaacaacaaaaaaaccacCACATATTACAGCAGTGTTCCAAATTGAATAATGTGTTATTCAGTTCAACCATGTTTGACACTCATAGATCCAAGAGAAACAACAACggatacaacaacaacaataataataggCTTTGATTGCTGATCACCAGGTAAATAGAAGAAAACAGATAGCACATTGTAGATGAGGAGTCAGTTTTATAATCACAGTGCTAAGATGACATTACCATTTAACTTCTAAGAAAATATCAGGCCATATGATAGTTATCAAATTCAAAGAAAATAGTTGCTAGTGGGGGACTAATATCACAAAAGACATAAATTATGAGTATATCCTCATTTCCACCAATTATCAGAAATTGAACCACACTAGAACATAGTACATTTGCATTGCCATGCCCAAGCTATGCAGACATTTTTTGCATTGTGCTTAGAAGGAAAAAGCATAAATTTGTATAACAGGTTCGATAgatgaaaacaaacaaaaaaaaaaatagtacagATATCTACAGTAAACCCAAGCTAATAAAAGAATATGAAATTCCCAGAAATTATGTAGTAGTTATAACTTATATCACTCACAAAATTCCTAAATCTAGCAAAATAACCCCAAGCTAATAAAAGAATATTCCAGAAAACTACAAGTTATAATAACCACAGTAAGCCCAAGCTAGTAACATAATATGAATGTCCCCCATTATTTATGTAACACTTCTAAAACACGTGCTTATGATATACCAGAAGTTAGCACCTAGTGGTACTAGGGTAGAGAGTACATTTACATGTAAGCCTGATAGTGATGAAGTGATACTGCCAGCTCTCAACTAAAGTGCCTCAACAGTTCAACCAAGTACATAGCTAATCTATTCAGGGAAACATCAGAAATATAATTCCAGCATTGAAGGTATGAGCTAGCATACCACCAACCAAAAACTGCCCAAACAAATAATTTACTGTTGAATTCCAGCATTGAAGGTATGAGCTAGCATACCACCAACCAAAAACTGCCCAAACAAATAATTTACTGTTGAATCCACTAAATAAATGCAATTAGGTTCTTTCCATGGCAGAAAATGTAAAATCATGAAACAGTTGATTGTATATAAGCACACTCACGAGTTAAATTCTCTGTATCCTCATCCAGCCTCTTAGTGTTCAGTGAAGTGCCACTTGAAGCAGCTTTGTTTGTCCCAGCATTATCTGCACAGAACAACTTAACAATCAGCAATACGACCAGCCAAATAAAAAGAAGCCAATCAAGATGAAAGAGTGGAAACATTCAACCACCCTATACGAAATAAGTATCCCAGAATAAGGGCATCAGCTCAATTAAGTGATAATTCAACAAACACGAATTACATGACAACTTGAGTCAAAAAAGCTAGTTCATGAGCTGAAGTTCCAAAGACCTTGTAAGCTTCttgtaaatattttcaaaagttTAACTAACACCGATTCACATGTAGTTATATCCTTAAATAAACTCTGAAAAATCTATCCAAACAACCCTAAAGATCAACCCAGAAGAAAATACCACTTCTGAAATTGCGAAAACCACTTAAAACGCACAATCATTTGTAGTAAAAAGAAGTCTGAATCCCATAACCCATAGTCCCAAATCAAATTTAAACAGATAATATCGACTGATGATAATAATCAATAATCAACAATAGAAATGAAAGCTCCATAGTCtggataaataataaaaaccatGACTATCAGCTGCTGAACCAAAATTCTAATCAAGAATCACAACAAAGCTCCATGAACAAATCAATCATTCTATTTGTATACATATATAGATTAAGATAAGAAAAGTAACAacaaatttcacgtggaatgaaACAATCGAAATCAAAGTAAATCTAGGGTTACAGATCTCAAGATGAGGAAGGGGAAGGGTCTAACGTTTCCTGACGGTTTCGATGTCAGCTCCGGCGCGGCGAGCGGCGTTGACAGCCTTGTCATCTTTCCTGGCAGCGGCGGTGGGAGCCTTCTTGCGGAGGACAACGGGTTCCCAGTCCTGTGAAACGGGTCCTCCTGCTCCTGACATCTTTTCTCTTCTGTGTTGGTGagtactttcttcttcttcttcttgttgtttGGGTCTAGGGTTTTCGTTAGAAGagaaatgaatgaatgaatgttgATCTTCTTAGCTTGGTGATCACGCTGAGGGAGTCCCTATCCTTTTCACGTTTGGGCTTTGGGTTGTTCAACTTCACGTTTGATAAAGATATGGGCTAGGCCCAAATATTTTAGAAGATTAAAAGAGAAATGGAGGTTAAAAAGTAACTTGAGATttgcccaaaaaaaaaaaaaaaagtaacttgAGAGACTTGAAactttctccttttttttaaaagtgaGCTCAGATTAAATTAAATGGAAAGCAAAAACGTCATTACATCAGAGATTATAGCAGAAAACATCTCTGGCGGAACTTCCTTCACCCACACTAAATTCGAGTAGGTGACGTCATTCCTTGCCAAGAGATCAACTACAAAGTTACCACTCCTAAGAACAAAAGACAAAGACATCGAATCAAAAGCAAAAGACAAACGACGAAATCTTTAACCACCATGGCCAAGTAAGAATCATTGAGATCCCACTTCTTACAACTCAGAAACAAAGGTGCAATTTGTTTCCATGCAAATCATTCGAAACCCCAAGTCCACAGCCAAAGACAAAGCCCAACGAAGTCCCATACCTTCGACCACCGTTAGCGACATCCCATGAGTTGGGAACTTAGACGTTGCTGCCATAAATTGTCTGTTATTGTCGCGCACGACCATGCATACTCCCGCGGTGTTGCCATCCTTCTAAGAAACGCGTCGACATTGAGCTTTATCACATCGGAAGCTAGGCGTTGCGACATCGGAGGAGCTCGTCCCACCGCTGGTGTCGTCGGGTTGGGCAGAAGAAACATGCCTCGCTGGAGAGTTGCATGAAGGGGGAAAGGAGCTTCTCAAAAAACAACAGCGTTGTGTGCTTCCCATAGGACATACGCTAGAGACTGGAAGCACACCAAGGTTGCTGGTTCCCAGCTATTAGTGAAGTGCACAACCAGATCTGCAAATACATCAAAAGAGCCAACATGCAAGGATAATGGAGATGTAAATCAGAATGTTTGAACTACTTGGCATTTCATTAACACTTGATTAAATGGTttccatctcaacttcacaCAACAGGCCACTTGGATCCAAGTCCATCCCGCACCGTTGAAGACTCCTGCAGACTGGAAGGAACTGCGATACAACACCCCAACACACTTCTTTCCACCTTGGCAAAGCCTCGGTGCCCCAAAACTTCTTCCAAACCAACGATGCTAAGGATATGGAAGACTTGAACATTATAGACAAAAAAAAGAGTCTTGAAAATTGTAAGCCCAAACAAAGCATCGATTTTATGATGTTTCATAGATCGATGGTCAAGCGTCGTTTCCATCTCCTTCGCTAGGGTTTCATAAAGTTGTTCTCCTTATCCCCCATTGGGGATCTTTTTCCTTCATTAGGAAGGTTTTTTCCTACTTATGTTAGGTGTTTTCTCTCACATTAGGTGGCTTTctacccaaataagtgggttcttttcttttcccttgCTTTACCATGACCACCATCCGCCCTTCACAATTTATTTACCACCCCCCACCCACCCTTAGCAGCAGATCTGAGACCATTATCACTCACTTGTCGTGCTTCCCTCATCTCCAAATATGCCTCCGCCGCCACCA
This portion of the Lotus japonicus ecotype B-129 chromosome 3, LjGifu_v1.2 genome encodes:
- the LOC130742498 gene encoding multiprotein-bridging factor 1a-like, whose translation is MSGAGGPVSQDWEPVVLRKKAPTAAARKDDKAVNAARRAGADIETVRKHNAGTNKAASSGTSLNTKRLDEDTENLTHDRVPTELKKAIMQARMDKKLTQAQLAQIINEKPQVIQEYESGKAIPNQQIIGKLERALGAKLRGKK